Proteins from a genomic interval of Maylandia zebra isolate NMK-2024a linkage group LG15, Mzebra_GT3a, whole genome shotgun sequence:
- the LOC143412572 gene encoding cholesterol 24-hydroxylase-like isoform X2, translating into MAVFSLLLSLAAQTLTFLFFLLVVVFLGYCLYVKHIHMKYDHIPGPPTDSFLFGHSASLLRIMKNGGNMHQKLLEWADEYGPVYKIYALHYAVVCVSCPEATKQILMSTKYPKDKLVYKRLANLFGQRLLGNGLATARDHEQWYKQRRIMDPAFSSLYLRGLMGTFNERAEKLMDKLADVADSKTEANMLQLVNYVTLDVITKVAFGVDLDLLKNTSQFPKAIETCLKGMAHYIRDNFFEFNPKNRGYINEVREACRLLRKTGSQWIAERKAAIENGDEVPKDILTQIIKTANQEEIMTEEDEEFMLDNFVTFFIAGQETTANQLAFCIMELGRHPDILEKVKKEVDDVIGMKREISYDDLGKLVYLSQVLKETLRIYPVTPATSRDIAEDMVIDGVHIPGGFVAVFSSYVSGRLERFFKDPLRFDPDRFHPDAPKPYYCYYPFALGPRSCLGKNFAQMEAKVVMAKLLQRFDFTLVPGQTFDILDAGMLRPKSGVICSFAHRE; encoded by the exons CTGTCTTTGGCTGCTCAGACGCtaacttttctcttctttctgctCGTCGTTGTGTTTCTCGGATACTGCTTGTATGTTAAACACATTCATATGAAATATGACCACATACCCGGCCCACCGACGGACAG TTTTCTCTTCGGACACTCAGCATCGCTTTTGAGGATAATGAAAAATGGCGGAAATATGCACCAGAAACTTCTGGAGTG GGCGGATGAGTATGGGCCTGTCTACAAGATATATGCTCTGCATTACGCtgtagtgtgtgtgtcctgTCCCGAGGCAACAAAG CAAATATTGATGTCCACAAAATACCCCAAAGATAAACTTGTTTATAAGAGACTTGCCAACCTGTTTGGTCAAAG GCTCTTAGGCAACGGCCTGGCAACAGCACGGGATCATGAGCAGTGGTACAAACAGCGCCGGATCATGGACCCTGCATTCAGCAGCCT GTATCTGAGAGGTCTGATGGGAACCTTCAATGAGAGGGCAGAGAAACTGATGGATAAACTTGCAGATGTTGCTGACAGTAAAACAGAAGCTAATATGCTCCAGCTTGTCAACTATGTTACCCTGGATGTTATTACTAAG GTTGCTTTCGGGGTGGACTTGGACCTGCTGAAGAACACTTCACAGTTCCCTAAAGCCATTGAGACATGTTTGAAAGGGATGGCTCACTACATTAGAGACAACTTTTTCGAG TTTAATCCAAAGAACAGAGGATACATTAATGAGGTGAGGGAAGCGTGCCGCCTGCTGCGCAAAACTGGATCTCAGTGGATCGCTGAGAGAAAGGCCGCCATTGAAAACGGTGACGAGGTCCCCAAGGACATCCTGACACAAATCATCAAAACTGCCAACCAAG aggaaatcATGACTGAAGAAGATGAGGAATTTATGCTGGACAATTTCGTGACATTCTTCATTGCAG GCCAAGaaacaacagccaatcagctggcGTTTTGCATCATGGAACTCGGAAGACATCCTGATATACTGGAAAA AGTGAAGAAAGAAGTGGACGATGTTATTGGGATGAAACGTGAAATAAGCTACGATGACCTGGGCAAGTTGGTCTACCTGTCACAG GTGCTAAAAGAGACTCTGAGAATTTATCCCGTGACTCCGGCCACATCTCGTGATATTGCTGAAGACATGGTCATTGATGGTGTCCACATACCTGGAGGATTTGTTGCTGTA TTCAGCTCCTATGTGAGCGGGAGACTGGAGAGATTCTTCAAGGATCCACTAAGATTTGATCCAGACAGATTTCACCCAGATGCTCCCAA GCCTTATTACTGCTACTACCCCTTTGCCCTCGGTCCTCGCTCGTGTCTGGGAAAGAACTTTGCTCAG aTGGAGGCTAAAGTGGTGATGGCCAAACTGCTCCAGAGGTTTGACTTCACTCTTGTGCCAGGACAGACCTTTGACATCCTGGATGCTGGAATGCTCAGACCTAAGAGTGGAGTAATTTGCTCTTTCGCTCACAGggaataa
- the LOC101471428 gene encoding LOW QUALITY PROTEIN: cholesterol 24-hydroxylase (The sequence of the model RefSeq protein was modified relative to this genomic sequence to represent the inferred CDS: inserted 2 bases in 1 codon) has translation MTGGGAWLLGHLRFSWSWFFGNGLVTARDHEQWYKQRRIMDPAFSSLYLRGLMGTFNERAEKLMDKLAELADNKTEANMLHLFNCVTLDVISKVAFGVDLDLLKNSSPFPKAIETCLKGMVTYLRDIFFEYNPKNRRYVNEVREACRLLRTTGAKWISERKTAMQNGDEVPKDILTQIIKTASQEENMTEEDEEFMLDNFVTFFIAGQETTANQLGFCIMALGRHPEILEKAKKEVDDVIGMKRDIXDDDLGELVYLSQVLKETLRIYPPAPGTSRDVAEDMVIDGIHIPGGFSVVFNSYVSGRLERFFKDPLRFDPERFHPDAPKPYYCYYPFALGPRSCLGQNFAQMEAKVVMAKLLQRFDFTLVLGQTFDILDAGTLRPKSGVLCTLSHRDYKNK, from the exons ATGACTGGTGGAggtg CCTGGCTGCTCGGGCACTTACGTTTCTCATGGTCATG GTTCTTTGGAAATGGCCTGGTAACAGCACGGGATCATGAGCAGTGGTACAAACAGCGACGCATCATGGACCCTGCGTTCAGCAGCCT GTATCTGAGAGGTCTAATGGGAACCTTCAATGAGAGGGCAGAGAAACTGATGGATAAACTTGCAGAGCTTGCTGACAATAAAACAGAAGCTAATATGCTCCATCTTTTCAACTGTGTCACCCTGGATGTTATTAGTAAG GTTGCCTTCGGGGTGGACTTGGACCTCTTGAAGAATAGTTCACCTTTCCCTAAAGCCATTGAGACATGTCTGAAAGGAATGGTTACCTATCTTAGAGACATATTTTTTGAG TACAATCCAAAGAACAGACGATACGTTAATGAGGTGAGGGAAGCGTGCCGCCTGCTCCGTACAACTGGAGCCAAGTGGATCAGTGAGAGAAAGACCGCCATGCAAAACGGTGACGAGGTCCCCAAAGACATCCTGACACAAATCATCAAAACTGCAAGCCAAG aggaaaacatgactgaagaagatgaagaatttATGCTGGAcaattttgtgacatttttcattgcAG GCCAAGAAACAACAGCCAATCAACTGGGTTTTTGCATCATGGCGCTTGGAAGACATCCTGAAATACTAGAGAA agCAAAGAAAGAGGTCGATGATGTCATTGGGATGAAACGTGACAT AGATGACGACTTAGGAGAGCTGGTCTACCTGTCACAG GTGTTAAAAGAGACTCTAAGAATTTACCCCCCAGCTCCAGGCACGTCTCGTGATGTTGCTGAAGACATGGTGATTGACGGTATCCACATACCCGGGGGATTTAGCGTTGTT TTCAACTCCTATGTGAGCGGGAGACTGGAGAGATTCTTCAAGGATCCACTGAGATTTGATCCAGAGAGATTTCACCCAGATGCTCCCAA GCCTTATTACTGCTACTACCCCTTTGCCCTCGGTCCTCGCTCGTGTCTGGGACAGAACTTTGCTCAG aTGGAGGCTAAAGTGGTGATGGCCAAACTGCTCCAGAGGTTTGACTTCACTCTCGTCCTGGGACAGACCTTTGACATCCTGGATGCTGGCACACTCAGACCAAAGAGTGGAGTGTTGTGCACTTTGAGTCACAGggattacaaaaataaatga